A single region of the Chrysoperla carnea chromosome 5, inChrCarn1.1, whole genome shotgun sequence genome encodes:
- the LOC123301503 gene encoding putative phosphatidate phosphatase isoform X2, whose amino-acid sequence MNERRLTIKVIIDFIVLMLVGFPILFLYLFAKPYKRGFFCDDETIRHPLKESTVPNYLLYILGLGLPVCAMIVTEFILQKEPSSQQTRTVFGFSISPWIWNAYCAVGVFGFGAASSQLITDIGKYTIGRLRPHFYEACLPDINCNLTENLHKYFVNFECKRSSAKDMRLSFPSGHSSHMMYTMVYLTLYLQARFIWRGSKLLKHLLQFGCLSLGIFTCLTRVSDYKHHPTDVLAGALVGTTTALVVATFISDLFQSKRQYKSTKTYNTDTEMGTSNGNKRTVID is encoded by the exons tTGGTTTTCCGATATTATTCTTATACTTATTTGCCAAACCTTACAAGCGGGGATTCTTTTGCGACGATGAAACGATACGACATCCTCTTAAAGAATCAACAGTGCCAAATTATCTTTTATACATACTGGGCTTGGGATTACCCGTCTGTGCG atgaTAGTTACtgaatttatattacaaaaagaaCCATCATCGCAACAAACTCGAACCGTATTTGGTTTTTCAATATCTCCATGGATTTGGAACGCATATTGTGCAGTTGGTGTCTTTGGTTTTGGTGCTGCTAGTTCTCAGCTTATAACTGATATTGGAAAATATACAATTGGACGTTTACGACCTCATTTTTATGAAGCATGTCTTCCAGATATTAATTGCAATTTAACTgagaatttacataaatattttgttaattttgaatgTAAGCGAAGTAGCGCAAAAGATATGAG gttaTCGTTTCCGTCTGGTCATTCATCTCATATGATGTACACAATGGTATACTTAACT ctttatctACAAGCAAGATTTATATGGAGAGGAtccaaattattaaaacatttattacaatttgGATGTTTATCACTTGGAATTTTTACATGCCTAACACGTGTCTCTGATTACAAACATCATCCAACTGATGTCTTAGCTGGTGCACTTGTAGGAACAACGACTGCCTTAGTAGTG GCAACATTTATTTCGGATTTATTTCAATCGAAAAGGCAGtacaaaagtacaaaaactTACAACACAGATACGGAAATGGGTACTTCAAATGGTAACAAACGAACGGTTATTGATTAA
- the LOC123301503 gene encoding putative phosphatidate phosphatase isoform X1, whose protein sequence is MNERRLTIKVIIDFIVLMLVGFPILFLYLFAKPYKRGFFCDDETIRHPLKESTVPNYLLYILGLGLPVCAMIVTEFILQKEPSSQQTRTVFGFSISPWIWNAYCAVGVFGFGAASSQLITDIGKYTIGRLRPHFYEACLPDINCNLTENLHKYFVNFECKRSSAKDMRLSFPSGHSSHMMYTMVYLTLYLQARFIWRGSKLLKHLLQFGCLSLGIFTCLTRVSDYKHHPTDVLAGALVGTTTALVVANCIAHMFKTRSTNQEFNNLGTRVDSNTDPDSSIILLTPS, encoded by the exons tTGGTTTTCCGATATTATTCTTATACTTATTTGCCAAACCTTACAAGCGGGGATTCTTTTGCGACGATGAAACGATACGACATCCTCTTAAAGAATCAACAGTGCCAAATTATCTTTTATACATACTGGGCTTGGGATTACCCGTCTGTGCG atgaTAGTTACtgaatttatattacaaaaagaaCCATCATCGCAACAAACTCGAACCGTATTTGGTTTTTCAATATCTCCATGGATTTGGAACGCATATTGTGCAGTTGGTGTCTTTGGTTTTGGTGCTGCTAGTTCTCAGCTTATAACTGATATTGGAAAATATACAATTGGACGTTTACGACCTCATTTTTATGAAGCATGTCTTCCAGATATTAATTGCAATTTAACTgagaatttacataaatattttgttaattttgaatgTAAGCGAAGTAGCGCAAAAGATATGAG gttaTCGTTTCCGTCTGGTCATTCATCTCATATGATGTACACAATGGTATACTTAACT ctttatctACAAGCAAGATTTATATGGAGAGGAtccaaattattaaaacatttattacaatttgGATGTTTATCACTTGGAATTTTTACATGCCTAACACGTGTCTCTGATTACAAACATCATCCAACTGATGTCTTAGCTGGTGCACTTGTAGGAACAACGACTGCCTTAGTAGTG gcAAACTGCATTGCACATATGTTCAAAACACGGTCAACAAATCAAGAATTTAATAATCTTGGTACACGTGTTGATTCAAATACTGATCCAGATTcatctataattttattaacaccatcataa